A window of Buteo buteo chromosome 28, bButBut1.hap1.1, whole genome shotgun sequence contains these coding sequences:
- the LOC142045481 gene encoding ankyrin repeat domain-containing protein 26-like, with product MKRNIELQKDCKRLNFLLRATKKLRAYEEKETESQLSLQREMNNNCSEMVNEVGRLRTKVGDLSQQLEIESKKCMQLEAQNQDLREELSTMRGNHEKLEKSKCQLKEEQANLKHHLETNMVDRSQLEQYKREMEERAGQEIRQRLQEVNLVLQRRCSLISSFDEQ from the exons atgaaaagaaacatcgAACTGCAGAAAGACTGTAAGAG GTTGAATTTTTTGTTGAGAGCTACGAAGAAGCTAAGGGCATATGAGGAGAAAGAGACGGAGTCCCAGCTTAGTTTACAGAGGGAGATGAACAACAACTGCTCTGAAATGGTCAATGAAGTTGGTAGATTAAGAACAAAG GTTGGTGAcctttcccagcagctggagatAGAGTCTAAAAAATGCATGCAGCTAGAAGCACAGAATCAGGATTTGCGAGAAGAGTTGTCCACCATGCGTGGGAACCATGAAAAACTGGAGAAGAGCAAATGCCAGCTGAAAGAAGAGCAGGCTAACCTCAAACATCATTTGGAGACTAACATGGTGGATCGCAGCCAGCTAGAACAATATAAAAGAGAGATGGAAGAACGAGCCGGACAAGAGATAAGACAAAGACTACAAGAAGTCaatctggttttgcag AGGCGGTGTTCTCTCATTAGTAGCTTTGATGAACAATAG